A single Kribbella aluminosa DNA region contains:
- a CDS encoding class I SAM-dependent methyltransferase, whose translation MTTEQLPDEYWNAFYSEHEQIWSGKPNAAFADEVAGLAPGRALDLGCGEGADAIWLAERGWTVTAVDVSTVALGRAAEHAKAAGVGDRIDWQQHELGNSFPDGEFDLVSAQFLHSKTDLPRDGILRRAAAAVAPGGVLLIEGHLGFSPGEHNPHPEVHFPEPDEVIESLALPDGEWETLVSRAHDRAQVMRDGVPINRRDCTVKLRRR comes from the coding sequence ATGACGACCGAACAGCTCCCGGACGAGTACTGGAACGCGTTCTACTCCGAGCACGAGCAGATCTGGAGCGGCAAGCCGAACGCCGCGTTCGCCGACGAGGTGGCCGGGTTGGCGCCCGGGCGCGCCCTCGACCTCGGCTGCGGCGAAGGGGCCGACGCGATCTGGCTCGCGGAGCGGGGCTGGACGGTGACCGCCGTCGACGTCTCCACGGTCGCGCTGGGCCGCGCGGCCGAGCACGCGAAGGCCGCCGGGGTCGGCGACCGGATCGACTGGCAGCAGCACGAACTGGGCAACTCGTTCCCGGACGGAGAGTTCGACCTGGTGTCCGCGCAGTTCCTGCACTCGAAGACCGACCTGCCACGCGACGGCATCCTGCGGCGCGCGGCCGCCGCGGTCGCGCCGGGCGGCGTACTGCTGATCGAAGGGCACCTGGGCTTCTCGCCGGGCGAGCACAACCCGCACCCCGAGGTCCACTTCCCGGAACCCGACGAGGTGATCGAGAGCCTCGCGCTGCCTGATGGTGAGTGGGAGACGTTGGTCAGTCGCGCCCACGACCGGGCCCAGGTGATGCGGGACGGCGTACCGATCAATCGCCGCGACTGTACGGTGAAGCTCCGCCGTCGCTGA
- a CDS encoding phosphotransferase, translating into MIEDGEEIPLVGGDVTEGLVRVGDTVRRPPGERADMVQEVLLHLERAGFDGAPRFLGIDSKGRHALTYIDGEVAGRPRPAWIADEDRMLSVARLLRTYHAAIEPFGVPGNLPAPIEPPGLPELNDPPELVGHQDVTPENVVFREGRAYALIDFDMARPVSRVADFVNLMLWWAPLGADADLEPELRGLDRPRRSRLLADAYGLSDADRKRVLPLAIARNERAWHTMRYRAETLGGGWQRMWSEGVGDQIRRRQTWLEENADPLTTALLG; encoded by the coding sequence GTGATCGAGGACGGCGAGGAGATCCCGCTGGTCGGCGGGGACGTGACCGAGGGGCTGGTGCGGGTCGGCGATACCGTACGGCGACCGCCCGGTGAGCGGGCCGACATGGTGCAGGAGGTCCTGCTTCACCTGGAGAGGGCCGGCTTCGACGGTGCACCGCGGTTCCTCGGCATCGACTCGAAGGGCCGGCATGCCCTCACGTACATCGACGGCGAGGTGGCCGGTCGCCCGCGTCCGGCGTGGATCGCCGACGAGGACCGGATGCTGTCGGTGGCGCGGCTGCTGCGGACGTACCACGCCGCGATCGAGCCGTTCGGCGTACCCGGGAACCTGCCCGCCCCGATCGAGCCGCCCGGCCTGCCGGAGCTGAACGATCCGCCGGAGCTGGTCGGGCATCAGGACGTGACACCGGAGAACGTGGTGTTCCGAGAGGGCCGTGCCTATGCGCTGATCGACTTCGACATGGCGCGGCCGGTGAGCAGGGTGGCGGACTTCGTGAACCTGATGCTGTGGTGGGCGCCGCTCGGTGCGGACGCCGATCTGGAGCCGGAGTTGCGCGGTCTCGACCGGCCTCGGCGGAGCCGGTTGCTCGCGGATGCGTACGGGCTGTCCGACGCCGACCGGAAGCGGGTGCTGCCGTTGGCGATCGCGCGGAACGAGCGCGCTTGGCACACGATGAGGTACCGCGCGGAAACGCTCGGCGGTGGCTGGCAGCGGATGTGGAGCGAGGGAGTCGGCGACCAGATCCGGCGACGCCAGACCTGGCTCGAGGAGAACGCCGACCCCCTCACCACCGCCTTGCTCGGCTGA
- a CDS encoding glycogen debranching N-terminal domain-containing protein → MSSQLHELVTALAAPWVVLSPRSGQLTGSGPEGVYARDRRILSRLSVTIDGREPIPVHVDERDAATHQYVAMVEGLGDTRHDPTVMLYRTRTVESAGLTERITLVNRSRVAIECRLDVALGTDLAGTAAVRSGAAAALPELAPLPDGPGRIRWESDDTRVVVTAEPGVTATPRVEPGEGFTLTLHVAADFPKSTTGFSIEPPAERTPYDVTLRCDDKRVERWLERSLDDVTALQLADGDDRYLGAGPPWYLTLFGRDSLISSGMLIPVDPTLAAGTLRALAARQGTKVDADAAEQPGKILHELRAEVADHGGGLVLPPVYYGTHDATLLWISTLHKAWRWGMPADEVHDLLPNLRRALTWMKEYADPDGDGFLEYVDESGHGLANQGWKDSADAVQWPDGTLATAPIALCEVQGYAYAAAVHGAELLEAFGESGDEWRAWAAALQERFRAAFWVDGYPAIALDGAKNPVAGRASNMGHLLGTGLLDADEERTVADVLAGADLNSGFGLRTLSTAMTRFNPLGYHTGSVWPHDTAMTIQGLFASGHADVASSYVEGLIRAAEAFDHRLPELYGGRGTGEESTPTPYPLSCRPQAWAAASAVAVLVAALGIEPDVPGGTLVINPAATAPWKGLELQGLRVGADVLTVRLDGDSAEVIPS, encoded by the coding sequence ATGTCCTCCCAGCTCCACGAACTCGTCACCGCCCTGGCCGCGCCGTGGGTGGTGCTGTCGCCGCGATCAGGTCAGCTCACCGGCTCCGGTCCGGAGGGCGTCTACGCCCGGGACCGCCGGATCCTGTCCCGGTTGAGTGTGACGATCGACGGCCGGGAGCCGATCCCGGTGCACGTCGACGAGCGGGACGCCGCGACGCACCAGTACGTCGCGATGGTCGAAGGACTCGGCGACACCCGGCACGACCCGACCGTGATGCTCTACCGGACCCGCACCGTCGAGTCCGCCGGCCTGACCGAGCGGATCACGCTGGTGAACCGCTCCCGCGTGGCGATCGAGTGCCGGCTGGATGTTGCCCTCGGCACCGACCTGGCGGGCACCGCGGCGGTCCGCAGTGGCGCGGCGGCCGCCCTGCCGGAGCTCGCGCCGCTCCCGGACGGTCCCGGCCGGATCCGCTGGGAGAGCGACGACACCCGTGTCGTCGTCACCGCGGAACCAGGCGTCACGGCCACGCCACGTGTCGAGCCGGGCGAGGGGTTCACGCTGACCCTGCACGTCGCCGCGGACTTCCCGAAGTCGACCACCGGCTTCTCGATCGAGCCGCCGGCCGAGCGTACGCCGTACGACGTCACGCTGCGGTGCGACGACAAGCGGGTCGAACGCTGGCTCGAACGTTCCCTCGACGACGTGACCGCGCTGCAGCTGGCCGACGGCGACGACCGCTACCTCGGCGCCGGACCGCCGTGGTACCTGACGCTCTTCGGCCGCGACTCGCTGATCTCGTCCGGCATGCTGATCCCCGTCGACCCGACGCTGGCCGCCGGGACGCTGCGCGCGCTCGCGGCCCGGCAAGGAACGAAGGTCGACGCCGACGCGGCCGAGCAGCCGGGCAAGATCCTGCACGAGCTGCGCGCCGAGGTCGCCGACCACGGCGGCGGCCTGGTCCTGCCGCCGGTGTACTACGGGACGCACGACGCGACCCTGTTGTGGATCAGCACGCTGCACAAGGCCTGGCGCTGGGGCATGCCCGCCGACGAGGTCCACGACCTGCTGCCGAACCTGCGGCGCGCGCTGACCTGGATGAAGGAGTACGCCGACCCCGACGGCGACGGGTTCCTGGAGTACGTCGACGAGTCGGGCCACGGCCTAGCGAACCAAGGCTGGAAGGACTCCGCCGACGCCGTGCAGTGGCCGGACGGCACGCTGGCGACGGCACCGATCGCGCTCTGCGAGGTCCAGGGCTACGCGTACGCCGCCGCGGTACACGGCGCGGAGCTGCTCGAGGCGTTCGGTGAGTCCGGCGACGAGTGGCGCGCCTGGGCGGCGGCGCTGCAGGAGCGGTTCCGGGCCGCGTTCTGGGTCGACGGCTACCCGGCGATCGCGCTCGACGGCGCGAAGAACCCGGTCGCCGGCCGCGCTTCGAACATGGGCCACCTGCTCGGTACCGGCCTGCTCGACGCGGACGAGGAGCGGACCGTCGCCGACGTACTCGCCGGGGCCGACCTGAACAGCGGCTTCGGGCTCCGAACGTTGTCCACGGCAATGACCCGCTTCAACCCGCTCGGCTACCACACCGGCAGCGTCTGGCCGCACGACACCGCGATGACGATCCAGGGCCTGTTCGCGAGCGGCCACGCCGACGTCGCATCGTCGTACGTCGAGGGGCTGATCCGCGCCGCGGAGGCGTTCGACCACCGGCTGCCGGAGCTGTACGGCGGCCGCGGGACCGGCGAGGAGAGTACGCCGACGCCGTACCCGCTCTCGTGCCGCCCGCAGGCGTGGGCCGCCGCGTCGGCGGTCGCGGTCCTGGTCGCGGCGCTCGGCATCGAACCCGACGTACCGGGTGGGACGCTGGTCATCAATCCCGCGGCGACGGCACCGTGGAAAGGCCTTGAACTGCAGGGGTTGCGGGTCGGCGCCGACGTGCTGACGGTGCGGCTGGACGGCGACAGCGCAGAGGTGATCCCGAGCTGA
- a CDS encoding MFS transporter: MAARHPRRWLILIVLCLSTLVLVLDNGVLTVAIPVLTEDLGASAQQIQWIVASYILVFAGLLLTAGSLSDRYGRKKVMIVGLAIFGAASLVATYAGTPEMLIAGRVLMGVGGAIVMPSTLSVLITVFDDAERRRAMSIWSSVLMVGLIGGPVLGGALIAKFWWGSVFLINVPVVVLAIAAAVILMPESKGPWRKPDPVGALLSMVGLVALVWVIIELPEHGVSWPTLALAVVGLAAFVVWEVRTDVPMVPLQLFRDRNFSGGSLSLVLLQVANGGLVLALTQYLQFVLGFSPTKAGLAMAPMAVAVILVNGVGATLGQKIGNRPMTVAGLVVLAGGFGVMSTLTADDGFGMVALALGVFGAGAGLAQPAATAALMGSVPQEYAGVGSALNDTVQQAGAALGIAILGSALANNFTANMPESAPAAARRSIGQALSVGDPGLVHVARVAFAESMSGTFVASALALLGSAVLARVLLRDKKTPDAEPVADEVAVG; this comes from the coding sequence ATGGCCGCTCGGCATCCGCGCAGATGGCTGATCCTGATCGTGCTCTGCCTGAGCACGCTCGTGCTGGTGCTGGACAACGGCGTGCTGACCGTCGCGATCCCGGTGCTCACCGAGGACCTCGGCGCGAGCGCGCAGCAGATCCAGTGGATCGTGGCGAGCTACATCCTGGTGTTCGCCGGCCTCCTGCTGACCGCGGGCAGTCTGTCCGACCGGTACGGCCGGAAGAAGGTGATGATCGTCGGCCTGGCGATCTTCGGCGCGGCCTCGCTGGTCGCGACGTACGCCGGTACGCCGGAGATGCTGATCGCCGGAAGGGTGCTGATGGGCGTCGGCGGGGCGATCGTGATGCCGAGCACGCTGTCCGTGCTGATCACGGTCTTCGACGACGCGGAACGCCGCAGGGCGATGTCGATCTGGAGCTCGGTGCTGATGGTCGGGCTGATCGGCGGACCGGTGCTGGGCGGCGCGCTGATCGCGAAGTTCTGGTGGGGCTCGGTGTTCCTGATCAACGTCCCGGTGGTGGTGCTGGCGATCGCGGCCGCGGTGATCCTGATGCCGGAGTCGAAGGGACCGTGGCGGAAGCCGGACCCGGTCGGTGCGCTGCTGTCGATGGTCGGTCTGGTCGCGCTGGTCTGGGTGATCATCGAGTTGCCGGAGCACGGTGTCTCGTGGCCGACGCTGGCGCTCGCGGTGGTGGGGCTTGCGGCGTTCGTGGTCTGGGAGGTGCGGACCGACGTACCGATGGTGCCGTTGCAGCTCTTCCGGGACCGGAACTTCAGCGGGGGCAGTTTGTCGCTGGTGTTGTTGCAGGTCGCGAACGGCGGGCTGGTGCTGGCGTTGACGCAGTACCTGCAGTTCGTGCTCGGGTTCTCGCCGACGAAGGCCGGGCTCGCGATGGCGCCGATGGCGGTGGCGGTGATCCTGGTGAACGGGGTCGGCGCGACGCTCGGTCAGAAGATCGGGAACCGGCCGATGACGGTCGCCGGGCTGGTGGTGCTGGCCGGCGGGTTCGGGGTGATGTCGACGCTCACGGCGGACGACGGGTTCGGGATGGTCGCGCTGGCGCTCGGGGTGTTCGGTGCGGGCGCCGGGCTCGCGCAGCCGGCGGCGACGGCGGCGTTGATGGGGTCGGTGCCGCAGGAGTACGCCGGGGTCGGATCGGCGCTCAACGACACCGTGCAGCAGGCGGGTGCGGCGCTGGGGATCGCGATTCTCGGCTCGGCGCTGGCGAACAACTTCACCGCGAACATGCCGGAGTCGGCGCCCGCCGCGGCGCGCCGGTCCATCGGACAGGCGCTGTCCGTCGGAGACCCAGGGCTGGTGCACGTCGCGCGGGTCGCGTTCGCGGAGTCGATGTCCGGGACGTTCGTGGCGAGCGCGCTGGCGCTGCTGGGGTCGGCGGTGCTCGCGCGGGTGCTGCTGCGGGACAAGAAGACGCCGGACGCCGAACCGGTCGCCGACGAGGTCGCGGTCGGCTGA
- a CDS encoding sensor histidine kinase, with amino-acid sequence MQQSHRRFIDRYPLRVTIVVVLLALVVLALAASGVLSTTIMRGYLIDRVDEQLQQTAEPLSHAKPDRRPLPPGAGGPVRRQLPSVFVVQFSNSEGVSDNGPVGSRIAETEPLPKLPTLNLNQVRALGAKPFDVGAQSGGAKWRVLAVETDDGTGSVMVAQSLKEMDYTIQRLVGIQAAAGVILLVLLAGVGTFVVRRSLRGLEDVEHTAVAIAGGDLSRRVPQRDPRTEVGRLSLALNQMLGQIETAFAQRTASEAAARRSEDVARRSEDVARQSEEAARQSEHRMRRFVADASHELRTPLTSIRGFAELSRQRGDTTDSDTMRRIEDEAKRMGLLVDDLLLLARLDQQRPLRMESVDLLPIAADALHNAQAIQPDRPLSLTILPDSEAPVVEGDEARLRQVLGNLVSNALNYTPVDAPITVSVGTRGTEAILEVSDTGPGLSEEQKARVFERFYRADTARTRTTGGSGLGLSIVAALVAAHKGHVTTTNTTPHGATFTVHLPLPT; translated from the coding sequence ATGCAACAGAGTCACCGGCGGTTCATCGACCGGTACCCGCTGCGCGTCACCATCGTCGTCGTACTGCTGGCTCTGGTGGTGCTCGCGCTGGCCGCGTCCGGCGTACTGTCGACGACCATCATGCGCGGCTATCTGATCGACCGCGTCGACGAGCAGCTGCAGCAGACCGCCGAGCCGCTGTCGCACGCGAAGCCGGACCGGCGGCCGCTGCCGCCCGGTGCCGGCGGTCCGGTGCGGCGGCAGCTGCCGAGCGTGTTCGTCGTCCAGTTCAGCAACTCCGAGGGCGTCAGCGACAACGGCCCGGTCGGGTCGCGGATCGCGGAGACGGAGCCGTTGCCGAAACTGCCGACGCTGAACCTCAACCAGGTGCGGGCACTCGGCGCCAAACCGTTCGACGTCGGCGCGCAGTCCGGCGGCGCCAAGTGGCGGGTGCTGGCCGTGGAGACCGACGACGGGACCGGGTCGGTGATGGTCGCGCAGAGCCTCAAGGAGATGGACTACACGATCCAGCGGCTGGTCGGGATCCAGGCCGCGGCCGGTGTCATCCTGCTCGTCCTGCTGGCCGGAGTCGGGACGTTCGTCGTACGGCGAAGTCTGCGCGGGCTGGAGGACGTCGAGCACACCGCGGTCGCGATCGCCGGCGGGGACCTGAGCCGGCGGGTCCCACAGCGGGATCCGCGGACCGAGGTGGGGCGGCTGTCGCTGGCGCTGAACCAGATGCTCGGGCAGATCGAGACGGCGTTCGCGCAACGTACCGCGTCGGAGGCGGCGGCGCGACGCTCGGAAGATGTGGCGCGGCGCTCGGAGGATGTGGCGCGCCAGTCCGAGGAGGCCGCGCGCCAGTCCGAACACCGGATGCGGCGGTTCGTGGCGGACGCGTCGCACGAGCTGCGTACGCCGTTGACGTCGATCCGCGGGTTCGCGGAACTGTCGCGGCAACGCGGCGACACCACCGACTCCGACACCATGCGGCGGATCGAGGACGAGGCGAAGCGGATGGGTCTGCTCGTCGACGATCTGTTGCTGCTGGCGCGGCTGGATCAGCAGCGCCCGTTGCGGATGGAGTCGGTCGATCTGCTGCCGATCGCCGCTGACGCCCTGCACAACGCGCAGGCGATCCAGCCGGACCGGCCGCTGTCGCTGACGATCCTCCCCGACTCGGAGGCGCCCGTCGTCGAGGGCGACGAGGCGCGGCTCCGGCAGGTGCTGGGCAACCTCGTCAGCAACGCCCTCAACTACACGCCCGTCGACGCCCCCATCACAGTGTCGGTCGGCACCCGCGGCACCGAAGCCATCCTCGAAGTCAGCGACACCGGCCCCGGCCTCTCCGAGGAACAAAAAGCCCGAGTCTTCGAACGCTTCTACCGAGCCGACACCGCCCGAACCCGCACCACCGGCGGCTCCGGCCTGGGCCTCTCCATCGTCGCCGCCCTCGTAGCCGCCCACAAAGGCCACGTAACCACCACCAACACCACCCCGCACGGCGCAACCTTCACCGTCCACCTCCCCCTCCCGACGTAA
- a CDS encoding DUF456 domain-containing protein, producing MQTAVTVLAGIAIFVGIAGIVLPILPGALLSLAAILVWAIVERSATGWVVFAICVVLIGASQVVKYVVPERRLREVGVPRRSMIFGVLLGIVGFFVIPLVGMFVGFPLGVYLSEVQRLRAHGTAWTSTKHALRQTGVSILIELLGTSLAAALWLVAVLFVV from the coding sequence ATGCAGACTGCCGTGACGGTCCTGGCCGGGATCGCGATCTTCGTCGGAATCGCGGGCATCGTGCTGCCGATCCTCCCCGGCGCACTCCTCAGCCTGGCGGCGATCCTGGTCTGGGCGATCGTCGAGCGGAGCGCCACCGGGTGGGTGGTGTTCGCGATCTGCGTCGTCCTGATCGGGGCCAGTCAGGTGGTGAAGTACGTCGTACCGGAGCGCCGGCTCCGAGAGGTCGGCGTACCGCGGCGGTCGATGATCTTCGGCGTACTGCTCGGCATCGTCGGGTTCTTCGTGATCCCGCTGGTCGGCATGTTCGTCGGGTTCCCGCTCGGCGTGTACCTGTCCGAGGTGCAACGGCTGCGCGCGCACGGCACCGCCTGGACCTCCACCAAGCACGCGCTCCGCCAGACCGGCGTGTCGATCCTCATCGAACTGCTCGGTACGTCGCTCGCAGCCGCCCTCTGGCTGGTCGCGGTCCTCTTCGTCGTCTGA
- a CDS encoding TetR/AcrR family transcriptional regulator, with product MEEFTSVWTRPKRSSRRREQPALTQAQIVAEAIKLLDADGLDALTMRKLGAALGAVATAVYWHVANKDELLELVVDEVYGEIDVPPVTDPDDWRAAAETAARSLRAMIVRHPWVAPTLADVGMNYLGPNLMRVSDEMLGCYLAAGFELAEADQAMNTVLGYVIGVASVEAATVTKLKRTGKDMAAWQAEVWPAAVQAAAPYPNMRALYAAHSGGDLEAGGEDNFSYGLDRTLDGIAARLA from the coding sequence ATGGAGGAGTTCACGTCCGTCTGGACCCGGCCGAAGCGCAGCAGCCGGCGCCGCGAGCAGCCCGCGCTCACCCAGGCGCAGATCGTCGCGGAGGCGATCAAGCTGCTGGACGCCGACGGACTGGATGCGCTCACGATGCGCAAGCTCGGCGCAGCGCTCGGCGCGGTCGCGACCGCCGTCTACTGGCACGTCGCGAACAAGGACGAGCTGCTGGAGCTGGTCGTCGACGAGGTGTACGGCGAGATCGACGTACCGCCGGTGACCGATCCGGACGACTGGCGGGCGGCGGCCGAGACCGCGGCCCGGAGCCTGCGGGCGATGATCGTCCGGCACCCGTGGGTGGCGCCGACGCTCGCGGACGTCGGCATGAACTACCTCGGCCCGAACCTGATGCGGGTCTCGGACGAGATGCTGGGCTGCTACCTGGCCGCCGGCTTCGAGCTGGCCGAGGCGGACCAGGCGATGAACACCGTGCTCGGGTACGTGATCGGCGTCGCCTCGGTCGAGGCCGCGACCGTGACCAAGCTCAAGCGGACCGGCAAGGACATGGCAGCCTGGCAGGCCGAGGTCTGGCCGGCCGCGGTCCAGGCAGCAGCGCCGTACCCGAACATGCGCGCGCTGTACGCCGCACACAGCGGCGGCGATCTCGAGGCCGGCGGCGAGGACAACTTCAGCTACGGCCTGGACCGGACCCTGGACGGCATCGCCGCGCGGCTCGCCTGA
- a CDS encoding response regulator transcription factor — protein MSPHLLVVDDEPNIVELLSASLRFAGYDVTTATHGAEALRKARDVEPDLVVLDVMMPGLDGFEVVRRLRGEDRHVPVLFLTARDAVEDKVLGLQTGGDDYVTKPFSLDELVARVRALLRRSGHREETATEAAVLRYADLELNEDSYEVFKAGRAVQLSLTEFKLLRCLLENAERVMSKGQILSAVWNYDFAGDAGVVESYMSYLRRKVDTGDQKLLHTVRGVGYVLRTPRGPN, from the coding sequence ATGAGTCCGCATCTGCTGGTCGTCGACGACGAACCGAACATCGTCGAGCTGCTGTCCGCGAGTCTGCGGTTCGCCGGGTACGACGTGACCACGGCGACCCACGGTGCCGAGGCGCTGCGCAAGGCCCGGGACGTCGAGCCCGACCTCGTCGTACTCGACGTGATGATGCCCGGACTGGACGGCTTCGAGGTGGTACGCCGCCTGCGCGGTGAGGACCGGCATGTACCGGTGCTGTTCCTCACCGCCCGGGACGCGGTCGAGGACAAGGTGCTCGGGCTGCAGACGGGGGGCGACGACTACGTCACCAAGCCGTTCAGCCTCGACGAACTGGTCGCCCGGGTGCGGGCGCTACTGCGTCGCTCCGGTCACCGCGAGGAGACCGCGACCGAGGCCGCCGTACTGCGGTACGCCGACCTGGAGCTCAACGAGGACAGCTACGAGGTGTTCAAGGCCGGCCGCGCCGTGCAGCTGTCGCTGACCGAGTTCAAGCTGCTGCGGTGCCTGCTGGAGAACGCCGAACGGGTGATGTCGAAGGGGCAGATCCTGTCCGCGGTGTGGAACTATGACTTCGCCGGTGACGCGGGCGTGGTCGAGTCGTACATGTCCTACCTGCGCCGTAAGGTCGACACCGGCGACCAGAAGCTGCTCCACACCGTCCGCGGGGTCGGCTACGTACTGCGCACCCCGCGAGGCCCCAACTGA